ttcctttaaatttgtttctCTGGAGTTTCTTAACCTTTTAACAGCAAAGCCATCCACTCTGCACAGCAAACAGCACCTGGGAAAGGGGCTTGGGTAGAGAAGGGTTAAGTACTGTACTTAGGATATTTATTGAGAATCTAATGTGTGAAATTGTAGATCAGGGCTAGAAAACTGTCCTGTggttaaagccccggtcacaaagcgcgtacgattccttgcgattccttccgatgcgcaggataagtgcagtgcgtcgtaagtcggaagaaaatcggaagcaatggtttaagtatataaagccgtggtcacaaagcgcgtagtgcatcgtacgatgaggtcataagagcgtgcctgcgccaatcgcagtggatcatagtaaatcggggagcgtcgtatggcgaaaaatagagctgaaatggattttgaacatgttcaaaatttcgctatcgtcgtaaggttttatttgcccccatagcagagttcattacggcaatttttgtctactgatgaggttatagatttatgattttttagtatgttgtgatggtttcagttttacctgatattgtcgatattgacgaaaaggggaaatatatcagtcgcaactgccacagtcgcaaccagagaacagcgcgtcacgcacaggtgatgcagacaattgtttgatcgcttcatgcacgtgagtttataattagatcaaatcttaGCTCTCGttggtcttgggtcagtttaccataatcgtaataaccatggggacaactcgaacataaaggcaggctctatgagtcggaaatatatatgatataatgcttatcatttgatttttgtatgatggcatctttttgttgatagcatatcatgatacgatcttcgaaagagcctgacacgtagagccggcaagcaggccgagataaccataccagtactcacgcttgatttgaacttttgcttgtaatactcttgttgtcatggtcttttttaatttatttttacagttaaagatattataggaaggtatttaacagctacgtccacatgtttgttggttaaagaagcacaaaagctgtcagacggctatacagaagagacacaagtgaaaaatcgtgcgacgctggaaaaattttgaacaccatccgatgcgttgcgatggcttgcgatgcttacgattttcttgcgatgtactgcgctcatcgtacgatatgcggaatagtccatcgcaaggaatcgtacgcgctttgtgaccggggcttaaggaaGTAAACGTGCTGGGATGGAAAAGTCACTGCAATTATTAAAAATAAGCTTCCTTGGCTCTCCTGTGAGAAAATAAGAATGTCGTGAAACATGAAACCTTGTCATGAAACATGAAACCTTGTCATGAAACATGAAACCTTGTTGTGAAACATGAAACCTTGTTCTGTAGTtaggatgaatgaatgagccGACATGACAGCAAGGTAGCCAATCCCTGGTGTCACTGGGGTATTGTAATCTATCACAATTGCACAAGTTGTATAAAACTTTATGTTTCCTTgaataaattttgaaaatatgtcaCTGACTCCTGGTTGTATTTTGTCCTaatgccattttgatttgattatatggatgacgtccactGGGCCCCCTAAAACTGATGATAAAAAGTTGGGTTGatgaaaaatgtttcctttattaTCAAGTGATCAAGCAAACAAATGATGAAACACACAGATATACCATGATGTACCAAACAGTAAATCCTTTATTTTTGTCCTCTTATATATTCTTCTTAGACTGTGCCCTATTAAATTTCTAGtattttttatgtattcaaATCATAAGGCATATGTGAGCTTCTTTTTATATCATAATCaacgtttcgtttttgttatttatgtagtgggcccccttggaaatcaacttcaaacaagttgaaggggctacccacatgttttgagatgaataaataaataaataaacagaatgGTCACATTGTCATTTtctattttggaaacagacaaaaatgtaATTAATCTGATGAAGTGGGGCAGTGTGGCTGTAAGAGGAGTTACCTAAAATCTGAACTCCCCAACTTTACTGTGGAGAGGTAGTTAGCTGGTGTGTAAGGCTGAAACTGAAGACCTAAGGCAGGTTTGTAGTGCTGAAACTGAAGCCAGCTGAACCAGCACCTTCAGGAAGCTGTGTGGGTGAGGAGGGATGAGGGGCTGCTGACAGATCCCGTACAGATGGGGTACAGGCAGGGGCAGGGACAGGCAGGGGGGTGGGGGCAGGGGGGGCAGGGACAGGGAcaggcagggggggggggtccaggGACAGGGAGACAGCTGAACCAGCACCTTCAGGAAGCTGTGTGGGTGACGAGGGATGAGGGGCTGCTGACAGATCCCGTACAGATGGGGTACAGGCAGGGGCAGGGACAGGCAGGGGGGTGGGGGCAGGGGGGGCAGGGACAGGGAcaggcagggggggggggggtccaggGACAGGGAGACAGCTGAACCAGCACCTTCAGGAAGCTGTGTGGGTGACGAGGGATGAGGGGCTGCTGACAGATCCCGTACAGATGGGGGGACAGGCAGGGGTTGGGGAGGGCCAGGCAGGGGGGTGGGGGCAGGGACAGGCAGGGGGGTGGGGGCAGGGACAGGCAGGGGGGTGGGGGCAGGGACAGGCAGGGGTTTGGGAGGGGGTGTTTTAGCATCGCAGGGACGGAAAGGGGGGTGGGTTAAGAGACGGGAAGAGATGGGATATTAAGCAACTGTTCAGTTCTGATCGGTGACACCACACCAGTCTTGCAGCTCCACCATTAGCCAtgatatccccccccccccagctaaGTGTAAACACCACCTCTAACATCAGTAATAAGTTACACTGGCATCGACACATCATATCAGTGATGAAGGGTAGTTTTACTCATAATCAGGAAAGTTCAGTAATAGTGATTAGTTGAACTAATAtcaggtataaccgcccttcggcgtaacacaccaccttttgtatctgtatctatgtagccagtataaccgcccttccgcgtaacacaccagcttctgtatctgtatctacatagccggtataaccgctgttTGGCGTAACACATTAGCTTGAGAAAGTTGCTCAGTTGTATGAGACCAATGGTCCCACCAAACCGGGGACTTCCCATAAATGAATTCTGACATGAGGCGGTTAGTACTATAGTAACTCAGTAAGGCTCCCCTAGTTGGACATGAGGCGGTTAGTACTGTAGTAACTCAGTAAGGCTCTCCTAGTTGGGCATGAGGCGGTTAGTACTGTAGTAACTCAGTAAGGCTCTCCTAGTTGGGCATGAGGCGGTTAGTACTGTAGTAACTCAGTAAGGCTCTCCTAGTTGGACATGAGGCGGTTAGTACTGTAGTAACTCAGTAAGGCTCTCCTAGTTGGGCATGAGGCGGTTAGTACTGTAGTAACTCAGTAAGGCTCTCCTAGTTGGACATGAGGCGGTTAGTACTGTAGTAACTCAGTAAGGCTCTCCTAGTTGGGCATGAGGCGGTTAGTACTGTAGTAACTCAGTAAGGCTCTCCTAGTTGGGCATGAGGCGGTTAGTACTGTAGTAACTCAGTAAGGCTCTCCTAGTTGGACATGAGGCGGTTAGTACTGTAGTAACTCAGTAAGGCTCTCCTAGTTGGGCATGAGGCGGTTAGTACTGTAGTAACTCAGTAAGGCTCTCCTAGTTGGACATGAGGCGGTTAGTACTGTAGTAACTCAGTAAGGCTCTCCTAGTTGGGCATGAGGCGGTTAGTACTGTAGTAACTCAGTAAGGCTCTCCTAGTTGGGCATGAGGCGGTTAGTACTGTAGTAACTCAGTAAGGCTCTCCTAGTTGGACATGAGGCGGTTAGTACTGTAGTAACTCAGTAAGGCTCTCCTAGTTGGGCATGAGGCGGTTAGTACTGTAGTAACTCAGTAAGGCTCTCCCCTAGTTGGACATGAGGCGGTTAGTACTTAAGTAACTTAGTATCAAAGGCTCTGCTAGTTGTAGAAGACTGCCAACATCAGGCGGCAAAGGTTAGGCTCCCCtcactgtaacaacaacaacaacaacaactgtaacaaacaacaacaacaacaactgtaacAACGAAACACTGACATCAGGTGCTCAGTACTATAGTAAGGCTCTCCCACATGTAGTTGTTGTACTTCTAGGAGACTACAACATCAGGGGCAATAGTAAGGTTCAGCAGCCGAACGAGCTACCTGCAAACCCTACACTGCGGGTCAGCCCCGGTGGGAGGGCGGATCTGCACAAAAATGTCTGGCCTCGGATTCCTGGCCCTTCCCTGCCGCTGTCACCGGTCGGGGCTCGCGCTCATATAAGGCAACAATCTGGGCCGGCATCTTACCGGGTTTCGGGCCTGGGGACTGCGGGGATTCCTGCCTCCATTCCCGCCGGTCCCTGCAGACCTGCCCGCTGGCCGCATACCGGCTGCAGGATTCTGGCACAGGCAGGCCGCACTCCGACTGGACAGGCCCGGCTTCGGCTGTCAGGGACGGTTAGGGGTGTCAGACTTACATGGCTCAGCTCGTACATAGGTTATGCAGAGGTGTCTCAGAGACTATGTATGGTTCAGGGCATAGTCATGATAGTGGCATACAACTTTTTCTGTTGTTACAACTTGATGAAGTCTGGCGACAAAATAGTTTCCCCGTGTAACGATTATGAAAAACATTTCAGTCAAGAAAATCAGCAAAAATAGATTAGTTGTTCTCTCAAAAGCAAGTGTGACAGGAATTCTTTGGCCAAACTTTGGACCAAATTGAACAAGTGAACTCGAAACTCCAACTAGCGCGCCAGAGTCAATGTCTGAGGGAAATTTGCCTTCTAAAGACCGATGTCTCTACAATTAGCCCCACTGTTAATTAAGATTAAGTCTTATTTATTCCTTTCACAACACTTCTTAGAGAAGTATGGAGGGAGAGAAACAATTCGACAAACCTGAAATGTCGTCTGTTTTCTTTCTGAAATGACCGCCATTACAAGTTCGCGCGCAAAGGATCATGGGAGCTTTGGTTCAGGATTTGCCCGGGAAATTTGAAATCCAACAATGGCTCCAGTCGTGAGAAGAGATCAACTCTTCTTCGCATGAACACCACTTAGAAAGGTTTCGTATAATATATAAGAATATATAAATCAAACCATATGATATATTGGAAACCACGTCTTGCCTAACGGCTGAATACTGTATTTCCGTTTTGCCCTGTGACGTAGCCACTGGCATGACGTAAGCACCCGCTAGGAGGCGCTGCAGGAGAGTCCTCTCAGAAACATTtctgaaggttaaacatccagaTAAACAATTattcaaattcaattcaatcGCTACAACTAGAAAGGGTGAGacttacttccggacgtttcgaatGACATCCTCCATCACCCTTCACCATCACGCGCTAATCTGTCTGCGGCTCACAAGCGGCCTCTAGCATACATTGAACCAACTGCAGCTACTTTCATACTTTCACTGGCATATGAATTAATGAATATGACACATGTAAAC
The sequence above is drawn from the Branchiostoma floridae strain S238N-H82 chromosome 17, Bfl_VNyyK, whole genome shotgun sequence genome and encodes:
- the LOC118404474 gene encoding leucine-rich repeat extensin-like protein 3, with amino-acid sequence MLKHPLPNPCLSLPPPPCLSLPPPPCLSLPPPPCLALPNPCLSPHLYGICQQPLIPRHPHSFLKVLVQLSPCPWTPPPPACPCPCPPCPHPPACPCPCLYPICTGSVSSPSSLVTHTAS